The Pseudomonas bijieensis DNA window GCTGTTGAGAATGATCATCCGCGTGCGCGGGCTCAGGGCTTGGCCGAGCTTTTCAAAATCGATGGCGAAGTCATCCAGGCCCAATGGCACGTGCACGCAACGCCCACCAGCCAATTGCACGGCAGGTTCGTAGCTGTCGTAGCTGGGGTCGAAGACGATCACTTCGTCGCCGCTGTGCACAACGGCCGCAATGGCACAGAAAATCGCCTGGGTCGCGCCGGGGGTCACGGTCACTTCCTGATCGGCATCGACGCTGACGCCATAACTGCGGGCAATCTTCGCCGCGATCTGCTCGCGCAGCGCCGGCAAGCCGGTCATGGGCGAGTATTGGTTATGACCTTGAGCAATGTGCCGGCCAACTGCATCGCGCAGGGCCTGCGGACCATCGAAATCGGGAAACCCCTGGGACAGATTGAGCGCGCCGGTCTGCGCGGCGAGCTGGGACATCTGGGTGAAAATAGTGATGCCGACATTCGGCAACTTGCTGGTGATCATCGAGGGTTCCCTGGTCTGCACCCGGCTCAGGTGCGGCGCGGGAGAGCTCGAGGATAGCCCAATCGCCGGGCATGAAAAAGGGCGCCACACAGGGCACCCTTTTCATGCTGAATACTCATGCCTGTGGGAGCAAGGCTTGCCCGCGATGAACGATAACGCGGTTCAGCTGTTACACCGCGGCGCGGTCATCGCGGGCAAGCCTTGCTCCCACAGATCAACATCCCAACTTTCAGATCCAGACTGGATCAGCGCTTGTCACGACGCTTCTTGTCAGCCTTCTTGTGGTGCGACATCAAGCGGCGCTTCTTGTTGACCTGGCGGTCGGTGAGCGTGTTCTTGTTGCCTTCATACGGGTTCTCACCGCCCTTGAACTCGATGCGGATCGGCGTGCCGACCAGCTTCAGGACGCGGCGATAGGTGTTTTCCAGGTAGCGGACGTACGACTTGGGCACCTTCTCGATCTGGTTACCGTGAATCACGATAATCGGCGGGTTGGCACCACCCAAGTGGGCGTAACGCAGCTTGATCCGGCGGTTGTTGACCATCGGTGGCGCGTGCTCGCCTACCGCGTCTTCGAGGATCTGGGTCAGGCGGTTGGTCGGCCAACGGGTGACCGCCGACTTGAACGAGTTCTGCACCGACGCATAGAGGTTGCCCACGCCGGTACCGTGCAGGGCCGAGATGAAGTGGATGTCGGCGAAGTCGACGAAGAACAGCCGACGCTGCAATTCGACCTTGACGAAATCCCGCTCGCTCGGCGTCATGCCGTCCCACTTGTTGATCGCGATGACCAGCGCACGACCGGCTTCCAGGGCGAAGCCCAGCAGGTTGAGGTCGTGATCGACCACGCCCTCCCGGGCGTCCATCACGAAGATCACCACGTTGGCGTCTTTGATCGCCTGCAGGGTCTTGACCACGGAGAACTTTTCGACTTCTTCGTGGATCTTGCCGCGCTTGCGCACACCGGCCGTGTCGATCAGCGTGTACTTCTCTTCGTTACGCTCGAAGGGAATGTAGATGCTGTCACGGGTGGTGCCAGGTTGGTCGTAGACGATGACCCGGTCTTCACCGAGCATGCGGTTGACCAGCGTCGACTTGCCCACGTTCGGGCGGCCGATGATGGCGATCTTGATCCCGTCTTTTTCGCTCGGGCCCGGAATGCGCTTGGCTTCCTCGCCTTCGGCAACGATCTCTTCCTCGCCCTCTTCCGGTTCTTCCACGTCGTCCTTCGGGAAGCTCTCCAGAGCGATTTCCAGCATCTGGGTGATACCACGGCCGTGGGCACCGGCGATCGGGATCGCCTGACCCATGCCCAACGGGGCGAACTCGGCGCGGGCCATGTCCGGGTCGATGTTATCGACCTTGTTGGCGACCACATAGGAACGCTTGTTACGTTTGCGCAAATGCTCGGCGATCATCTGGTCGGCGGCGGTAAAACCGGCCTTGGCGTCTACCAGGAACAGCACCACATCGGCTTCTTCGATGGCGAGCAGCGACTGCTCGGCCATTTTTTCGTCCATGCCGTGTTCATCACCGGAGATGCCGCCGGTGTCGACCAGAATATAGGTACGCCCTTGCCACTTGGCCTCACCGTATTGGCGATCACGGGTCAGACCGGACAAGTCGCCGACGATGGCGTCGCGAGTCCTGGTCAGGCGATTGAACAAGGTGGACTTGCCGACGTTCGGTCGGCCCACCAGGGCGATTACGGGAACCATGCGGCTCTCCACTTCGTTATTTCAGAAAATACAAAAGCCGCTGCGAGGCAGCGGCTGGTGCTCGGGGCAGTCTGGGCAAGCACTGCAAACCTTGTGAACAAGGCCGCTTGGGGGATTAGCCCCAAGCATAGTCTTACTTGATGGTCAGGGCTTCCAGTTTGCCGCTGTTGCCATACACATAGATCATGTTGCCCACCACCAGCGGACGGGCACGCAGGCCGTCGCTGTCGATGCGCTCACGGCCGACGAAACGACCGTCCACCTGGCTGAGCAGGTGCAGGTAACCTTCCAGGTCACCCACTGCAACGTAGCTGGAGAACACTTCCGGGGCCGACAGTTGACGACGGGCCAGGGAGTCGTTGCTCCACAGTGCGGTGGTGGAACGCTCGTCAACGCCTTCGACGGTGCCCGAGGACAGGCTCACGTAGACGCTGCCAAAGCCTTGGGCGACACCGGCGTAGCTGGACGCATCGCGCTGCCACAGCGGACGACCGCTTTCCAGGTCCAGTGCCGCAACACGGCCCTGGTAGCTGGCGACGTACAGCGTGCCGCCGGACAGCAGCAAGCCGCCGTCGATGTCGACCACACGCTCCAGCTCCGAACGACCTTGCGGGATCGCCACGCGCTGTTCCCACACCGGCACGCCATTGGAAATATCCAAGGCAACCACTTTACCGGTCGACAAGCCAGCCACCGCCAGGCGGTTGGTGACGACTGGCGCACTGGTGCCACGCAGGGTCAGGACCGCCGGGGTGCTGTCATACAACCAGCGCTGGTTGCCGGTAGCGGCATCCAGGCCGATCAGACGGTCGTCCTGGGTCTGGACCACGACCACGTCACCGTTGGTGGCCGGCGGTGCGAGCACTTCACTGGTCACGCGGGCGCGCCATTTCTCTTCACCGCTGCTCGCGTCCAGGGCGACGATCTCGCCCTTGAGCGTGCCGATCATGACCAGGCCATAACCCACGCCAACGGCGCCGGAAACAGGCAGTTCAAGATCTTTCTTCCATTTGACGTCGCCGTTGCTGCGATCCATCGCCATCACCACACCGGTGACGTCGCCTGCATAGATGGTGTCGCCATCGATAGCCGGCACCAGCATGTTGTAGGTTTCACCCTGGCCATCGCCGATGGAACGGCTCCACTGCTTCTGCAGCACGACTTCTTCTTTGAAGTCGGTCAGCTCGGCCGGAGGCAGTTCTTTCTTGCTGTTGCTGCTGCAACCCGCGGCCAGAATGGCCAGGGCCAGCAATGCTGCATGTTTCCAACGGATCACGTCACGCATCCCCTTTGGCCAGGTCGTCCAGCTTGATTTGCAGGCCACCGACTGCGGCTTCATCCGACAGCGCAGCCTTGGCTTTTTGGTAGGCCGCATAGGCCTCATCGGCACGACCCAGCTGCACCAGCAGGTCGCCCTTGAGTTCTTCGCGGGTCGCCAGGAACGCCTTGTCGGCATCGCCGTCAAGCAGTTTCAGGGCGTCTTCGGCCTTGTTCTGTGCCGCCAGCACCTGCGCCAGGCGCTGACGCGCCACTTCGCCCAGGGTCGGGTTGGCCGGTTTGTCGACGATACCTTTGAGCTCGGTGGCCGCGTCGTCCAGCTTGCCGCTGTCCACCGCCACCTTGGCCACGAACAGGCGACCGTACTGCGCGTAGGCGGTGCCGCCGAATTCCTTGTCCAGCTTGCCGGCCAGGTCCGCCACGCGGGCCGCGTCAGGCTTGCCGTCCGGGGTCAGGGTGGTTTCCAGCAATTGCTGGTAGAGCACCGAGGCGCCTTGCGACTGGTTGCTCTGGTATTTCTGGTAGGCCTGCCAGCCGAACACGATGACCAGCGCCAACAGGCCGCCAGTGACCAGCGGCTTGCCGTTGCGCGTCCACCAGTCCTTCAAATCCGCCAGCTGTTCATCTTCGGTACTCGACACCCCAATACTCCTTAATCGCTAAATCGGCTGTTTGACAGCTTCAACCCTGCACGACGCAGGTGGCCAGGTGTGCAGCAAGCGCATCCCAGGCAATGCTTTGTTGTTCGCCCTGGCCACGCAGGGGTTTGAAACCTACCACTTGTTGGGCCAGTTCGTCGTCACCGAGGATCAGTGCGTACAGCGCACCGCTCTTGTCGGCCTTCTTGAATTGGCTCTTGAAGCTACCGGCGCCGGCGTTGATCTGCAGGCGCAGGTTGGGCAACTGGTCGCGGATCCGCTCGCTCAAAGCCAGGGCTGCCAGTTCGGCGGCCTCGCCAAAGGCGCACAGGTAGACGTCGACCTGGCGGGAAAGCTCTTCAGGCACCTTGTCCAAGGCTTCGAGCATCAACACCAGCCGCTCGATACCCATGGCAAAGCCCACGCCCGGGGTCGGCTTGCCGCCCATCTGTTCCACCAACCCGTCGTAGCGGCCACCGGCACACACGGTGCCCTGGGCGCCGAGCTTGTCGGTGACCCATTCGAAGACGGTCTTGCTGTAGTAATCCAGGCCGCGAACCAACTTGGGGTTGATCACGTAAGGAATGCCAACGGCGTCCAGGCGTGCCTTCAGCCCCTCGAAGTGCGCACGGGATTCGTCGTCGAGGTAGTCGGCCATTTTCGGCGCATCGACCAGGACCGCCTGGGTCTCGGCATTCTTGGTGTCGAGCACGCGTAGCGGATTGGTCTTCAGACGGCGCTGGCTGTCTTCGTCGAGTTTGTCCAGGTGGGCGGAAAGAAACTCCACCAATGCCTCGCGGTAGCGGCCACGGGACTCGCTGGTACCCAGGCTGTTGAGCTCGAGCTTGACCGCGTCGCGCAGCCCCAGCTCGCCCCACAGACGCCAGGTCATGACGATCAGCTCGGCGTCGATGTCCGGCCCCTCGAGGTTGAACACCTCGAGACCAATCTGGTGGAACTGGCGATAACGGCCCTTCTGCGGGCGCTCGTGACGGAACATCGGGCCGATGTACCAGAGTTTCTGCACCTGGCCGCCGCCGGTGATACCGTGTTCGAGCACCGCACGCACGCACGCCGCTGTGCCTTCGGGGCGCAGGGTCAGGGAATCGCCGTTGCGGTCGTCGAAGGTGTACATCTCTTTTTCGACGATGTCGGTCACTTCGCCGATGGAGCGCTTGAACAGCTCGGTGAACTCGACGATCGGCATGCGGATCTGCCGGTAACCGTAGTTATCCAGCAAACGCGCCACGGTGCCCTCGAAATAGCGCCACAGGGGCGTCTGCTCGGGCAGGATGTCGTTCATGCCACGAATGGCTTGCAGGGACTTGCTCACAGGTAATCCTTAAATTCGTTCGACTCAACCACGCGCAATCACTGCGGCGTCGGCTTCGACCTTTTCGGCCGCTTTCTGGCGAATCAGCCGTTCCAGCTCATCCACCAGATTGTCATTCGTCAGTTTCTGCGACGGCTTGCCGTCGATGTAAATCAGGTTCGGTGTGCCGCCAGTCAGGCCGATATGGGCCTCCTTGGCTTCGCCCGGC harbors:
- the der gene encoding ribosome biogenesis GTPase Der, giving the protein MVPVIALVGRPNVGKSTLFNRLTRTRDAIVGDLSGLTRDRQYGEAKWQGRTYILVDTGGISGDEHGMDEKMAEQSLLAIEEADVVLFLVDAKAGFTAADQMIAEHLRKRNKRSYVVANKVDNIDPDMARAEFAPLGMGQAIPIAGAHGRGITQMLEIALESFPKDDVEEPEEGEEEIVAEGEEAKRIPGPSEKDGIKIAIIGRPNVGKSTLVNRMLGEDRVIVYDQPGTTRDSIYIPFERNEEKYTLIDTAGVRKRGKIHEEVEKFSVVKTLQAIKDANVVIFVMDAREGVVDHDLNLLGFALEAGRALVIAINKWDGMTPSERDFVKVELQRRLFFVDFADIHFISALHGTGVGNLYASVQNSFKSAVTRWPTNRLTQILEDAVGEHAPPMVNNRRIKLRYAHLGGANPPIIVIHGNQIEKVPKSYVRYLENTYRRVLKLVGTPIRIEFKGGENPYEGNKNTLTDRQVNKKRRLMSHHKKADKKRRDKR
- the bamB gene encoding outer membrane protein assembly factor BamB — encoded protein: MRDVIRWKHAALLALAILAAGCSSNSKKELPPAELTDFKEEVVLQKQWSRSIGDGQGETYNMLVPAIDGDTIYAGDVTGVVMAMDRSNGDVKWKKDLELPVSGAVGVGYGLVMIGTLKGEIVALDASSGEEKWRARVTSEVLAPPATNGDVVVVQTQDDRLIGLDAATGNQRWLYDSTPAVLTLRGTSAPVVTNRLAVAGLSTGKVVALDISNGVPVWEQRVAIPQGRSELERVVDIDGGLLLSGGTLYVASYQGRVAALDLESGRPLWQRDASSYAGVAQGFGSVYVSLSSGTVEGVDERSTTALWSNDSLARRQLSAPEVFSSYVAVGDLEGYLHLLSQVDGRFVGRERIDSDGLRARPLVVGNMIYVYGNSGKLEALTIK
- a CDS encoding YfgM family protein, whose product is MSSTEDEQLADLKDWWTRNGKPLVTGGLLALVIVFGWQAYQKYQSNQSQGASVLYQQLLETTLTPDGKPDAARVADLAGKLDKEFGGTAYAQYGRLFVAKVAVDSGKLDDAATELKGIVDKPANPTLGEVARQRLAQVLAAQNKAEDALKLLDGDADKAFLATREELKGDLLVQLGRADEAYAAYQKAKAALSDEAAVGGLQIKLDDLAKGDA
- the hisS gene encoding histidine--tRNA ligase, with the translated sequence MSKSLQAIRGMNDILPEQTPLWRYFEGTVARLLDNYGYRQIRMPIVEFTELFKRSIGEVTDIVEKEMYTFDDRNGDSLTLRPEGTAACVRAVLEHGITGGGQVQKLWYIGPMFRHERPQKGRYRQFHQIGLEVFNLEGPDIDAELIVMTWRLWGELGLRDAVKLELNSLGTSESRGRYREALVEFLSAHLDKLDEDSQRRLKTNPLRVLDTKNAETQAVLVDAPKMADYLDDESRAHFEGLKARLDAVGIPYVINPKLVRGLDYYSKTVFEWVTDKLGAQGTVCAGGRYDGLVEQMGGKPTPGVGFAMGIERLVLMLEALDKVPEELSRQVDVYLCAFGEAAELAALALSERIRDQLPNLRLQINAGAGSFKSQFKKADKSGALYALILGDDELAQQVVGFKPLRGQGEQQSIAWDALAAHLATCVVQG